A part of Aegilops tauschii subsp. strangulata cultivar AL8/78 chromosome 2, Aet v6.0, whole genome shotgun sequence genomic DNA contains:
- the LOC109755128 gene encoding uncharacterized protein, producing the protein MSTPLPSRLPPNPSSVPDRHSFLILPRSCATSTSHLPMDGGTATVCSMCGDIGFPDKLFRCARCRYRFQHSYCTNYYGDGAPASAGADMCDWCLSDVSGKARRSASTSGKQQASVNQDSTTTGYSGRIDKAATGGDQESGRRGSTKVGGRRYKLLKDVLC; encoded by the exons ATGTCCACCCCTCTACCCTCCCGCCTCCCACCCAACCCATCTTCTGTCCCTGATAGACATTCCTTCCTGATCTTGCCTCGCTCTTGTGCTACCTCCACATCTCATCTCCCCATGGACGGCGGCACCGCCACCGTCTGCTCCATGTGCGGGGACATCGGCTTCCCCGACAAGCTCTTCCGGTGCGCGCGCTGCCGCTACCGCTTCCAGCACTC CTATTGCACGAACTACTACGGCGACGGGGCACCGGCCTCGGCGGGGGCCGACATGTGCGACTGGTGCCTCAGCGACGTCTCTGGGAAGGCCAGGAGGAGCGCGTCTACATCTGGGAAGCAGCAGGCCTCCGTCAACCAGGATTCGACCACGACGGGCTACTCCGGCAGGATCGACAAGGCGGCAACCGGCGGCGACCAGGAGAGCGGGCGGCGAGGGTCGACCAAGGTGGGAGGCCGCAGGTACAAGCTGCTCAAGGACGTCCTTTGTTAG